One Lachnospiraceae bacterium C1.1 genomic region harbors:
- a CDS encoding MBG domain-containing protein, with product MKRRIRILSILLSSVITFTSITTNTVYNVNAAEESVEEAGAEEESDDESADEESENKDSEDAGESDEEVKEESEEAESNDESENSENNENSENSENAESQEETSVEEAMPTEAVPTEVVPTEEVPTEAVPTEAMPTEAAPTEAMPTEAMPTDAASTEEAPTEAIPTETASEDEIPTESSTEEYTIEIPTEGISDNSFLEESKLQKSSSSRYVEVELDEKIELDAGKDAVFSDSYQWEKIDGVEFSGKLTNRNIKIKVTDSALIGKTIDIKCEHNWNEWAFFSCSEEIVFHISVSKKTPDIKINDIKDVDYSASPVAYGSDNIKSEDDVNYTFVFSNDEAGNDVIDAPVNAGEYYFVVKTVENERCNAVTKSKKFKIHKIDPEIKVTVDDAYEGEAWDDLYFDVESITGANGQSLDYSRSDFKWTKSGETMKLSSMEKVGKWLSDAFSRVETKLIYTPPEKYSKNYNGLKINVEFTIYKDKVASLEIIGGEKTYDGQPYDNVQAKLNGEDVSIDELINAGAEVSYYRENNQKLDGAPKDAGKYYVKVRLDSIKDERWLKKLGLFKTKDGLAGITKVADFEIKGKDLLINATPLDGVYNGDDQKLVDVTVDGVVAGDAPASVSYKVNDNETDIVPSGKNVGEYTVTVKADAGSNYNPASVEKTAKINKADLKVTYDPYKGVYDGKAHKTVSNISVKGVKDENVSFNLGSEVENCSEPGEYNFDIQVISNDPNYKNATISGKAIVEKIKIDESKLTISANDIYYKSGKKPEVKVIYDGDELSPEVYEVTFENESFADMSVGTHSFNIEIKDEHYAADKTFAGSFNVVAITAEFFQRISSNGGNKKIGSGYLTEDFYNNNKDKSKNIADDASITNAVLSAPADLTDKHNNAEAEYFYLKYNADKHKAYVYSYVDYKPVEFWIRKSGEVRPAYGKQDLNNRYALAGTGKIKISAQKEGNEANNNISDFIIESPDETAVRKAAIAAGYTNEELDERDITLNWYRIISYGNGEGLRYNVDGSLINADGSDYNHHDRYTVSACFIDGNGTVTVSSQTVYQGEDSGPVVFTPNEDYYISSVESAGEAIDISSVADRSYTFPAIENIESDVNITAAAKRKAALTITAASAEKVYDGKTLSNPGYTISDNGADYKDYITVSVDGAITNVGTVENKVRYDLAGNDYRFSKINTVKGSLTVNKKDVSISVNNAYKTYGEIDPDFVSDGYTVTGLVSDNDLGEIRVVRENSSEKTGSYEDVLNVVYTENPNYNVTVYKGDFVINKASDLKVTVSDQSVKYDGKAHSIPVGTEISSQAADNKVVYRFFEDASATKEIENSFTNAGTYNVWVQASDENHNASMAAAKIVIEPRTLTFTSGSAERRKNGKALTNSEVTITGDGFVNDEGVSFNVTGSQTVVGTSDNIFDYTLKANTLASNYSINKVYGKLTVNKKKKHSSHSDKSNSSSGSSASGSSSSGTAAIAASPAASVLGDREAPEQTEDADEGVLGDKESPNTGDNMNPVIWLTVFLASGASILAMIRAMAGKKKDN from the coding sequence ATGAAACGCAGAATACGTATCTTAAGTATTCTTTTGTCATCCGTGATCACATTCACGTCTATCACGACCAATACTGTATATAATGTAAATGCAGCAGAAGAGTCTGTTGAAGAAGCGGGTGCAGAAGAAGAGTCTGATGACGAAAGTGCTGATGAAGAATCAGAGAACAAAGATTCTGAAGATGCAGGGGAATCAGATGAAGAGGTAAAGGAAGAGTCTGAAGAAGCTGAAAGCAATGATGAATCTGAGAATTCTGAAAATAATGAGAATTCCGAGAATTCAGAAAATGCCGAAAGTCAGGAAGAGACCTCTGTAGAGGAGGCAATGCCAACAGAGGCAGTTCCGACAGAGGTAGTGCCAACAGAAGAAGTTCCAACAGAGGCAGTTCCAACAGAGGCAATGCCGACAGAAGCAGCTCCAACAGAGGCAATGCCGACAGAAGCAATGCCTACAGATGCAGCATCTACGGAAGAAGCTCCAACAGAGGCAATACCTACAGAAACAGCTTCTGAAGATGAAATACCTACAGAGTCGTCTACAGAAGAGTATACTATTGAAATACCTACAGAGGGAATTTCCGATAACAGCTTTCTTGAAGAATCAAAATTGCAGAAATCTTCATCAAGCAGATATGTTGAGGTTGAACTTGACGAGAAGATAGAACTTGATGCCGGAAAAGATGCTGTTTTCAGTGATTCATATCAGTGGGAAAAAATTGATGGAGTCGAGTTTAGTGGTAAGCTGACTAATCGAAATATTAAAATTAAGGTTACAGATTCTGCTTTGATAGGAAAGACTATTGATATTAAATGTGAGCATAATTGGAATGAATGGGCATTTTTTAGTTGTTCCGAAGAAATAGTATTTCATATTTCTGTTTCGAAAAAGACACCTGATATTAAAATAAATGACATTAAGGATGTAGACTATAGTGCCAGTCCTGTAGCTTACGGTAGTGATAATATTAAATCAGAAGATGATGTTAACTATACTTTTGTATTTTCTAATGACGAAGCCGGAAATGATGTAATAGATGCTCCTGTAAATGCAGGAGAGTATTACTTTGTTGTCAAGACAGTAGAGAATGAAAGATGTAATGCAGTTACTAAGTCTAAGAAATTCAAAATACATAAAATTGATCCTGAAATAAAGGTTACAGTAGACGATGCCTACGAGGGAGAAGCATGGGATGATCTTTATTTTGATGTAGAATCGATAACAGGTGCAAATGGTCAGAGTCTTGATTATAGCCGATCAGATTTTAAATGGACTAAATCAGGCGAAACGATGAAGTTAAGCTCAATGGAAAAGGTTGGGAAATGGTTATCTGACGCATTTTCAAGGGTTGAGACCAAGCTGATATATACTCCACCTGAGAAATATTCAAAGAACTATAATGGATTAAAGATAAATGTAGAGTTTACTATTTATAAAGATAAGGTTGCATCACTTGAAATCATCGGCGGTGAAAAGACCTACGATGGTCAGCCGTATGATAATGTTCAGGCAAAGCTTAATGGTGAAGATGTTTCTATTGATGAACTTATAAATGCCGGCGCAGAAGTAAGTTATTATAGAGAGAACAATCAGAAACTTGATGGCGCACCAAAAGATGCCGGAAAATATTATGTTAAAGTAAGACTTGACAGCATAAAGGATGAAAGATGGCTTAAAAAGCTTGGACTTTTCAAAACTAAGGATGGCCTTGCTGGTATTACAAAAGTTGCTGACTTTGAGATCAAGGGTAAAGATCTTCTGATCAATGCAACTCCGCTTGATGGTGTTTATAACGGAGATGATCAGAAGCTTGTAGATGTTACTGTTGATGGTGTTGTTGCCGGAGATGCTCCTGCGTCTGTAAGTTATAAAGTTAATGACAATGAAACAGATATTGTTCCTTCTGGGAAAAATGTCGGTGAATATACAGTCACTGTAAAGGCAGATGCAGGAAGTAACTATAATCCCGCATCCGTTGAGAAGACTGCAAAGATCAATAAAGCAGATCTTAAAGTTACATACGATCCTTATAAAGGTGTTTACGACGGAAAGGCACATAAGACAGTTTCAAATATCTCTGTTAAAGGTGTAAAGGACGAAAATGTTTCCTTTAATCTAGGATCAGAAGTAGAAAACTGCTCAGAACCCGGAGAATATAATTTTGATATTCAGGTAATTTCAAATGATCCTAACTATAAAAACGCTACGATATCAGGTAAAGCTATTGTAGAAAAGATCAAGATTGACGAGAGTAAACTTACAATATCTGCCAATGATATTTATTATAAGAGTGGTAAAAAACCTGAGGTTAAGGTTATATATGATGGGGATGAGTTATCTCCTGAAGTATATGAAGTAACTTTTGAAAATGAGTCATTTGCAGACATGTCTGTTGGAACGCATAGTTTCAATATAGAGATCAAAGATGAGCATTATGCGGCAGATAAGACTTTCGCGGGCAGCTTCAATGTAGTTGCAATAACTGCTGAATTTTTCCAGAGGATCAGTTCTAATGGCGGCAATAAAAAAATCGGAAGTGGATATCTGACAGAAGATTTTTATAATAATAATAAAGATAAGTCAAAGAATATAGCAGATGATGCTTCAATAACTAATGCTGTACTTTCCGCTCCGGCTGATCTGACTGATAAGCATAACAATGCTGAGGCTGAGTATTTCTATTTAAAATACAACGCTGACAAACATAAGGCTTATGTGTATTCATATGTTGATTACAAACCTGTAGAGTTCTGGATAAGAAAGTCCGGGGAGGTAAGACCGGCTTATGGTAAGCAGGACTTAAACAACAGATATGCATTGGCAGGAACAGGAAAGATAAAGATTTCTGCTCAAAAAGAAGGAAATGAAGCAAATAATAATATTTCAGACTTCATAATTGAAAGCCCGGATGAGACTGCTGTAAGAAAAGCAGCAATTGCAGCAGGATATACAAATGAAGAGCTTGATGAACGTGATATTACGCTCAACTGGTACAGAATTATCAGCTACGGAAACGGAGAAGGCTTAAGATATAATGTTGATGGAAGTCTTATAAATGCAGACGGTTCTGATTACAACCATCATGATCGTTATACTGTAAGCGCATGCTTTATAGATGGAAACGGAACAGTAACTGTATCTTCACAGACCGTATATCAGGGCGAGGATTCAGGGCCTGTAGTATTTACACCAAATGAAGATTACTATATCTCTTCTGTAGAGAGTGCAGGGGAAGCAATTGATATTTCATCTGTAGCAGATAGAAGCTATACTTTCCCGGCTATTGAAAATATCGAATCTGATGTCAATATTACCGCAGCTGCAAAACGCAAGGCAGCTTTAACAATAACAGCTGCAAGTGCAGAAAAAGTTTATGATGGTAAGACTCTTTCTAATCCTGGATATACAATTTCGGATAACGGGGCAGATTATAAAGATTACATCACGGTTTCAGTGGACGGAGCCATTACTAATGTAGGAACTGTAGAAAATAAAGTCAGATATGATCTGGCAGGAAATGATTATAGATTCAGCAAAATCAATACAGTAAAAGGAAGCCTGACAGTTAATAAAAAGGATGTATCAATTTCTGTAAACAATGCATATAAGACATATGGAGAAATTGATCCTGACTTTGTTTCTGATGGATATACCGTAACAGGTCTTGTGAGCGATAATGATCTTGGTGAGATAAGGGTTGTCAGAGAAAATAGTTCAGAAAAGACTGGTTCTTATGAGGATGTGTTAAATGTAGTCTACACAGAAAATCCTAATTATAACGTAACAGTTTATAAGGGAGATTTTGTTATCAATAAAGCTTCTGATCTTAAAGTCACAGTATCAGATCAGAGTGTTAAGTATGACGGAAAGGCTCATAGCATTCCTGTAGGAACAGAGATAAGTTCACAGGCTGCAGATAATAAGGTTGTGTATAGGTTCTTTGAAGATGCATCTGCAACGAAAGAAATTGAAAACAGCTTTACTAATGCCGGAACTTATAACGTATGGGTTCAGGCATCAGATGAAAATCATAATGCATCTATGGCTGCCGCTAAGATAGTAATTGAGCCCAGAACACTAACATTTACATCTGGTTCAGCAGAACGTAGGAAAAATGGTAAAGCGCTTACAAATTCAGAAGTTACGATCACAGGTGATGGATTTGTTAATGATGAGGGAGTAAGCTTCAATGTGACCGGAAGCCAGACAGTAGTTGGTACAAGTGACAATATTTTTGATTATACATTAAAGGCAAATACACTTGCTTCAAACTACTCGATCAATAAGGTATACGGAAAACTTACAGTTAATAAGAAAAAGAAGCATTCAAGTCATTCAGACAAATCCAACAGTTCATCGGGAAGTTCTGCTTCTGGAAGCAGCTCTTCAGGAACAGCTGCAATAGCAGCAAGTCCCGCGGCATCAGTGCTTGGAGACAGAGAAGCACCTGAACAGACAGAAGATGCTGACGAAGGTGTACTTGGAGATAAGGAAAGTCCTAATACAGGAGATAATATGAATCCTGTTATCTGGCTTACAGTATTCCTTGCATCAGGAGCAAGTATTCTTGCAATGATACGTGCTATGGCAGGAAAGAAAAAAGACAACTAA
- the pssD gene encoding PssD/Cps14F family polysaccharide biosynthesis glycosyltransferase, with protein MCYHSSININTKYELSNEGAIKISRQIKIAFIASSGGHLEEIERLKKVEKKYDSFLVTEAGEFSKTNFCRKKYYVSQMNRRQLAFLPKFILLYIKAFCIMLKERPDFIITTGALIAYPFCVIGKLMGVKIVYVESFARVKRPSLTGRLLYDFSDLFIVQWEDMLKLYPKSVLGGGIF; from the coding sequence TTGTGTTATCACTCATCTATTAATATAAATACGAAGTATGAGTTATCAAATGAGGGGGCGATTAAAATTTCCAGGCAAATTAAAATTGCGTTTATTGCTTCATCGGGAGGACATCTCGAGGAAATAGAAAGATTAAAAAAAGTAGAAAAAAAATATGACTCCTTCTTGGTTACAGAGGCCGGTGAGTTTTCAAAAACAAATTTCTGCCGCAAAAAATACTATGTTTCACAGATGAACAGGAGGCAGCTGGCATTCCTGCCTAAGTTTATTCTTCTATATATAAAAGCATTTTGCATAATGTTAAAAGAAAGGCCTGACTTCATTATAACAACAGGAGCCTTGATAGCTTATCCTTTCTGTGTGATAGGCAAGCTGATGGGTGTGAAGATCGTGTATGTTGAGTCATTTGCAAGGGTTAAGCGTCCTTCACTTACGGGAAGGCTTCTATATGACTTTTCCGATCTTTTTATTGTTCAGTGGGAGGATATGCTTAAGCTTTATCCGAAGTCAGTTTTGGGAGGTGGCATCTTTTGA